A segment of the Suricata suricatta isolate VVHF042 unplaced genomic scaffold, meerkat_22Aug2017_6uvM2_HiC HiC_scaffold_687, whole genome shotgun sequence genome:
AATGTTTCCATGCTGAGGGACCACCTCTCCCTCCAGTCTACCTGAACATCACTCCGCTGGGCCTCAATCTCCTAAtcaataaaatgagagaattgaAGTAGAGCTCCCTTTTAGTTATTCTTTGGTTCTTTGTTGGATTTTAATACTTTTCACTAAATATTTAGAGTTCAGGTTTGTAGAGCTATAAATCTTACCACAGAAACTTGTTTCACTTGTTTATATTCAATTTCATCCCGATATCCCGCTTGTTGAAATCTGtacagattttctatctcttctgaccattttttggCATGACTTACAGATTTTGGTTTCCCATCAGAACTAGCCATGGCTACAG
Coding sequences within it:
- the MEIG1 gene encoding meiosis expressed gene 1 protein homolog, with protein sequence MASSDGKPKSVSHAKKWSEEIENLYRFQQAGYRDEIEYKQVKQVSVVRFIALQT